Proteins encoded within one genomic window of Hermetia illucens chromosome 2, iHerIll2.2.curated.20191125, whole genome shotgun sequence:
- the LOC119647459 gene encoding enkurin produces MAMVYLKEHNENIYNAERIINEPQYQHSLPNQQSQKSSKKGYQKVLPPDVYVSKFRAMVESEAKARKAGHRTMGYANTPLSPPDKFLKKNQGIRWKSSTDHKCIKKNIPPVPRHDEVPAKPPAPTKSKDSEQKSKETIKSIPKRPPPRYVDTRHGTVHDLYSSGLMPHYVFRPAYGKIPDYMSPGKIQQRYKEGFKESNQKRNGGNSFGQQNQGENGARYISQEERCSLLTGLKQNWQKLQQRYQGLSVLTDTEPKKQVKMNLERELKQLEQDIMLLENNPHIYVCDNANQ; encoded by the exons ATGGCTATGGTATATTTAAAAGAACACAACGAAAACATTTACAACGCAGAGAGGATAATCAATGAACCACAATACCAGCATTCACTCCCGAATCAACAATCCCAGAAATCGTCGAAGAAGGGTTATCAAAAAGTGCTACCTCCTGATGTCTACGTCTCCAAGTTTCGTGCAATGGTCGAATCAGAAGCAAAGGCCCGAAAAGCAGGTCATAGAACGATGGGATACGCCAATACTCCATTGTCTCCACCGGACAAGTTTTTGAAGAAGAACCAAGGAATACGGTGGAAAAGCTCCACGGATCATAAGTGCATTAAGAAGAATATACCTCCTGTGCCGCGACATGATGAGGTTCCTGCAAAACCGCCAGCCCCAACAAAGTCGAAGGATAGCGAACAAAAGTCGAAGGAGACAATCAAATCCATTCCTAAACGTCCGCCACCACGCTATGTTGATACCCGTCATGGCACTGTACACGATCTATATTCGTCGGGTCTAATGCCCCATTATGTTTTCCGGCCAGCCTATGGTAAGATACCTGACTATATGTCACCAGGGAAAATACAACAGAGATACAAGGAAGGTTTTAAGGAATCAAATCAAAAACGTAACGGTGGGAATAGTTTTGGGCAACAGAATCAAGGAGAGAACGGCGCAAGGTATATTAGCCAGGAGGAAAGATGTTCTCTATTGACT GGTCTCAAGCAAAATTGGCAAAAACTGCAACAACGATATCAAGGTCTCTCCGTTCTCACCGATACAGAGCCCAAGAAACAAGTCAAAATGAATCTCGAGCGGGAACTCAAACAACTCGAGCAGGACATAATGCTTCTCGAAAACAATCCACATATTTACGTTTGCGATAATGCCAATCAATGA